GCCCATGGGTAGCACCAACTTAACTGATGTCCTGAAGAGCATTCCTCACCATGGATAGTCCACCAAAGCTGACTGGCGAGACGCTGATTGTCCATCACATTCCCCTGGTGCACTGCCAGGTTCCAGACAGACCGTGCTGCTCCGTGAACAAAAGGACCAACCCCTTCTGTCAGCCAGATCTCAGCGTTACACGGACCTCTGGCCTTCCAGAGAGAGACCTCTCACAGACCGACTCTTTGGTGTACAGCAGCTTTCTCCAGACCTCTGAAAGCTCAGCAGAGGCCTCAGACAACAAAGAAGGCAAAGCAAGGGACTTGATTGTCCCTAGTGCCAGCAAGCGACACAACCCTTTCTTACTGAACGAGGGAGAAGACCTCAGCATCTTTGGGGATGACTTGGGTCAGAAATCTTTCCACCTTCACAACTCCCTTGTGGCTGGCAAACCTCCCTTTCATCTGCACGAGCTAGCCTTGCCTCCTTTCCGCCTCCACGACTCCAACCAAATTGTGAAATCCTGGAACATGGCCAGCCGGTCCGGTGTGGTAGATGGGCAGGAGGACAAAATCAGCAGCGACGACATCCAGAAGAGGAACAACGCGAACCGGTGCCACCAGGCCACCGAGCGCATGGAGCTGGATGAATGCAGCTGCCATCgcggcagctcctccagcttctCCTTTGATGGTGGCGACCAGGAGTGGAACCAAAACACAGGTGAATCACTGAGGAATCAGGATGCCCTGCACAGCCGGACgtgcagctgttccagctctgAGCTCCATCGCTGTCGCTGCTACAGTTCGTCAAGTCAGTCTGAAGTGATTGACCAGCAAATGGGCTACATCAGCGACTCTTCCTGCAACAGCTCCGATGGGGTGCTGGTGAACTTCAGTGCTCTCTACAACAAAATGAACGGCCATTCTCGATCTAACCTGAATTCAGCCAACCTGTCCTGTGACTCTTCCTTCTGCAGCCACTCGGACACAGGAGCATTTTACCTGGATTTGCATTCATCGCCCACAGAATCCAAGATGTCATGTGAGTCGCATCACCCAGAGAGTTCAGGGAAGGCGTGTGAGTGTCACCACTCCTCCTCACCCGTCCTCGATGCTAACTGCAACTCCTACCACCTCCACTGTGAGCCTTGCACTTCAGAGAGCTCAGACCTCACTGCCTGCTTCCAGAGCCAAGCACGGCTCGTTGTGGCTACTCAGAATTATTATAAGTTAGTCACGTGTGACTTGTCTTCCCAATCATCCCCCAGCCCGGCAGGATCTTCCATAACTAGCTGCTCGGAAGACCACACCAAAGgtagcccagcccagcccactGAATACTATCTTTTTAGAAAGCCTGACCTGAGACAAGAAGAAAGCAATGTGGAGTGCAGTGAAGAGGAGACAAAGGGAGAAACCACGCAGAACATGATTGAGGGCCAGGTCTATGTGAACGTGTCGCCACCTAACCTCAACACAAGCCGGCAGCGCTCCAGGAGCTATGATCAGAACCTGGACAGGAGTCCtagcagcaggctgggctctCTGGAGCGCATGGTGAGCTGTCCGGTCAAGCTGAGTGAAAGCCCAGCGATACCCATCCAGAGTTCTCCCCCGAAACGAGTGACATCTTTTGCCGAGCTTGCtaaaggcaggaaaaagaaCGGCACCTCCCCACCGCTCCGGTCCAGTGGCGATTCCTCCTTGGAGTTCTCCCCTATCCCTGAGACGCAGCGGGATTGCCCAACCTTCCTTGAAGAAAGAGCTCGCCGCAGCCAGAGTCTTCCACCCATGCCTTTTGTCCACGGCCTGAACCGGAGCTGCGAGGGCTTCTGTTTGAACCACCCTTTTGGGGACAGACAGGCTTTGTGCTCCACCAAAGACTCGGGCTCCACTGAGACCGTCCCCAGTGGGCACGGGGCAGGTGAGCAagcctctctctccctgctgacGGAGGCAGATGCCAGCTTCTCAGGTAGCTCTGCCAGTGGCCACGGACAAAGAGATATTAGAGCCCGAGCAGACGGTAAGGAGCCAAACTAGGCATAGCGGAGAAGtaacaagaaaagctttttgggatcagaggggagcagcagaggaatgTGCATGGCAATGAGACCAGAGCCTGCATAGTTCCCTGGTCTACTGGTCTCTGGGACAAAGCCCTGCTGTGCTTATTGCAGACCCAGATCAGTGCAAGTTGCTTGTCCTTCTATTTCTTTAGAAAGCTGAGGTTTTGTGCAAACCTCTCATATCATGTAAGGGAGGATAAGCACTCAGGGTCTGTGCAGCTTGGAGGATTGTCTCATTCTGACTCCCTTTCAGGGCACTGTactcccccagcctgcccttAGCTCCCAAGACAGATTTACAGAGCCACGTTCCCAGCAAAGGGAAGGGAACCACTGGGTAGTTTTTAGACTTTCTGTTTTGGATCCATATGGGGCAGAGGCTGGCATAGCCATCAGTCCCCTCTTGATGCAGGTCTCACAGAGATCTGTGTCTGCTTGCACTTACAGTATGAGCCCTGGTGAGATTAGAGGAGCTCTGTGTGTTTGCTGTAGTGTCCTGGCCATTTCTTCCACAGTGCATAGGCCTGCAGCAGAGGTTCCCCTGGAGGAGCACGTGGCCATTACCAGGGTAATTGCCCCAGCTGCCTCGGTGGGAAAGTCTGTAGCACCTGAATTGTTTTCCACACTGAAATTGGCATTACATGTCTCCATCCGAGAGCAACATGCAAGCCTAGAGGGTCTGATAAGGGACCAGAGGGAAAGCAACTTCTTCTAAAGGCAAGCTATAGGGaaagagggctggaacaccCCTGGGGAGCAGGTAACACTGAGGGGGTCTGCTTGTGACAGGTCCTACAGGCCCTCAGCATCTTTGTCCTGGGATTTGCTGTGGGCTGGAGGAATGGCAGGGATGTGTGCCAGGACCTGCCAGGTCATGCTGGGGTGCAGTGTGGGTGGCCATCAAGGAACCTGGTCTGCCTGGTCAGGCGTGTTGTGCACTGTGCACACAGTAGATCATATTTTAGCTGTGTCCCTTGGGATGTGGCCCCATCAGGAGCAGCAGGCGTGCATGAATAGTTGATCAGCTTGGTGCACACCCTTAGGAAATCCTTGTCCATCATTTGCTGGGGCAGACTAATTTTTCCCAGGGTTCGAGGCTTCTAACTCTGCTGCGGGCCTGATTTCACTGAGTATACGTGGGGCTGGTacaaggagagggaggaagggagctgTGTGCTTGGGGGAGAACAGTTACAGCAGTTACATGTCCTTACCCTGGCAGCTCATGTAACTGGTTCACACTTGAACCACTTTGCTTTTGTCAGTGGTACATAGctcatcctcttcctcccacaGCTGAGAGCTCATTCCCTTTTGCCTATGACCCACAAAGCTCATGATGATTTTCCCTTTGCCTATCCTCACGAGCtattcccctttctctccccaaaGGTGGTGGCACAGACAGCAAGCCTGTGGTGCGCTACAGCAAGGACCAGCGTCCCACGACTCTGCCCATCCAGCCCTTTGTTTTCCAGCACCACTTCAGCAAGCCGCCCAAGGCCCGTGCTCTGCACAGCCACTTTGCCTCCAGCCTTTCTCAACTCTACAGCTTGTCCAGCAACCGGCCTGCCAGCCAGCAGATCTCCTCCAATTCCCAGGCCTCTGCCACCttggcagagcaggcagcagggagccaaGCCCACAGCACACTGCTGACCCAGCGCTCAGTGGATGGAGCTGCCTCCCTCAATGATGGCTGCATCAAGAAGCCAGCCCCGGAGACAACTCGGCCGTCCCCCCTGGGCAGTTATTCTCCCGTGCGATGCAATGTGCCTTTCTTTCAGAGCGTGgactcctcttcctcacccaccgcAGAGAGAGCTGGAGAAAGCCAGCCTCCCAGGAGCAGGTCCTGCCCCATCTCCGCCAACCTGCTTCCTACCAGGTCTTCCCCTGCTGTCAGTGCCATGCCCTCCCAGGTCACCAAAGCCGATGCCCTGAGGCAAAAGGAGAACCCCAGGCTGGTTCCCAAGAAAGAGGCACCGCTGGAGCCAAGCCCACCGCTCTCCGAGTACCGACTCCACAGTGGGTCCCTCCTGCCCCTTTCCCTGGGCAGTGCGCCCATGAGCCGAGGTGGAGCCCATGCAGATCCCCACTGGAGGAGTGGCAGTGAGACCAGCAGCTCTGGTCCCCTGAGCGGCATGGGAATGCGGCCCCTCAATGGTAGGTACCCAACCACCAGGACATGCTGGTGGGAAACATCTCCGGCTCCCTGGCTGTGGCTGCCCTCTATAGTACCTCCCTTCCCACAGCAACAACCTGAGCCAAATTCTCatcaggctgctgcagcatccaGCAGCCCTTGTGATCACTGCCTGCAAAAGAAAGTTGTGCACTAAGAGCATGTTCCTCCAGTCCTGGCTCCTACACAGTGTCTCCTGGGAGGGATGCTGATCCTCCAGCTCCCCAtgctgggtgctggcacccTAAACCTGCTccccctgtgcctgcagccaccaggcCGCTtgggctcctgccctgctgtgccaggctgtgGCCTCCACCTCCCCCTGTGTATATGTGCTAACGTCCTGAAATGCTGCCAGACTTCAACTAACttgctgtctctctctctctctgttcttcCCCCTTCTCATCCTTCTCTCCCCGTTTGCCCTCCACGTCCTCCTGTCCACTCACGTCCTCTCTTTGGGTGCATGCTGCCTGCGGCGTTGCAGCGAACCACCTCTCCCCTCAAGCGCTGAAGTGGCGAGAGTACAGGCGGAGAAACCCCCTGGGCCTGGACCGCATTTCAGGGCTGCCCGGCTTAGCTGGCAGCCTagacaggaggcagcaggagccccgGATGAACCGGGGGAACCCCATCTTTGAGTTCCCCGGCACCCTCAACGCCAACAATTTCCACTGCAAGCTGAACGGTGCGCACTGCCCTTCTGCTGGGGGTCTGGGGGTGACCTTGGGCTCAGGTACAACATCCCAACTAAGCCTGGCCTCGtcactgctctgccagctctgagcaggagggTCGAGGCATCTGCTCACAGTGGGGCTGAGGGGTGCAAGAGGAAGGTGAAAATTGCTTTACTGGTTGGTACAACGTGTGGAGCCTCCCTTCTTCCCCGTGAGCTGGGAACAGTCAGGCCTGGCTCTGGGCCAGATTGAAGGGCCAGCTCAAACCTCAGCAAGTGCTCCAGGCGTGTGTCCAGCTTGAGGTTCATGTCTTACACGAGGGTTGTGCCCCTTGGAGATCTCATGTCTGTGTCCCAGTGGCTGCCCATCTGCCCCAGCATCTCTCACATGCTAGATGTTGGGCTGTAGCTCAGGACTCCTGCAGAAGAATCCCCATGGAAACAGAGCCCATTGCAGGGGCCAGGCAGAAGGCATGTTGCTTATTGCCTGTCAATGCCTGTGAGAGACAAGTAGGGATTCTCAGTCTGCTCTTCTTTTGACCTACTTGCATCACTGCTGGGGCTACCTGCACAGCAGCCCTGAGAATCTGCTGCAGTAAGTTTTTCTTTAGCACCAGCCCATGCAGGTGAACCTCCCGCAGCATCTTCCAGTGCCTGTGGGTCCCCAGCAAAGCTGGAGCTGGATGTGGGGTGAGCTGCAGGGTTGAACATGTTGCGAAACAGTTCTGGTAGAGTAGCAAGCCTTGCTGTCCCAGTCTTGGACAGAGAGATGGGAAGActcctgctggtgcagcctGTTTCTGGGATAAGCAATGTGGGAGAGGCTTTGGGGCTGACCCTTCTCTCCCCTGTTTTGGCCCTGCAGGACAGTCCATGAGGCAACTCCAGCTTACCTACACTGACTTCTTTCCTGACTACTTCTCACTAGCTGAGAAGCCCCCAGCTGAATTCTGCCTCTCCCCTGATGGCAACACAGAGTCCATCTCTATCGACTTGCTGCAGAAGAAGGGTGAGTCCATGTGTCTCTTGTGGCAGTGGAGGAGAATGTGGCGTAGCACAGCATAAGTCAAACGGtgcttctctctctcacttCATTTCTGTAGAGATAATAGTTTCTTTGCCTGCTCTTCCCTGCTGTAGCATCATAACTAGATGTCCCCCCTGGACTACCAGGTGTTTCCACAACATCTTCATGTGTTCTCTGTATGATGAGAAAGGGCCTTAAGTCCACAAGAATGTGTGAAGGGAGCAGGCAGGCGTGGGAGCATGGCCCTAAGGCAGGGCATGCAGCCACCCCATCTCAATATAAAGGGTAGACCTCTGAATCTGTGTGGTGCTGCAGATGTTAGCCTGAGTGTGTGATGTAGTTAAAAGGTCTGTTGGGTCCTATGTGGTGAAGCCTTTATATCAAAGGGTGGGAGAAAGTGATTGGATCCATACTAGATGCATACTTGGGGACAGGCTTGTGGCAGCTGCCTCTGTATCACGTTCAAGGCAAGGGATGTGCAGAAAGGTCCCTATGCCCTTATCAGTTATGTTTTGGTGATTCCTAGAGGGCAGCCTTCCCCTCTGTCCCACTTCTGTTCTTGCATTGTGCTGGAGCAGATGTCAGATTACCCACCACTGGCTTGTTAGCCCCTGCCGAATGCATGGTTTCCACCCTGTCATTGCCTCAGACCCCATTTCTGCTCCCACAGGGGATGGTGCAATGAAGGTGATGTTCCATGTCCCTTGGGAATATTTGACAGGATATCTTATCAGCCAC
The genomic region above belongs to Oxyura jamaicensis isolate SHBP4307 breed ruddy duck chromosome Z, BPBGC_Ojam_1.0, whole genome shotgun sequence and contains:
- the RUSC2 gene encoding iporin isoform X1, yielding MDSPPKLTGETLIVHHIPLVHCQVPDRPCCSVNKRTNPFCQPDLSVTRTSGLPERDLSQTDSLVYSSFLQTSESSAEASDNKEGKARDLIVPSASKRHNPFLLNEGEDLSIFGDDLGQKSFHLHNSLVAGKPPFHLHELALPPFRLHDSNQIVKSWNMASRSGVVDGQEDKISSDDIQKRNNANRCHQATERMELDECSCHRGSSSSFSFDGGDQEWNQNTGESLRNQDALHSRTCSCSSSELHRCRCYSSSSQSEVIDQQMGYISDSSCNSSDGVLVNFSALYNKMNGHSRSNLNSANLSCDSSFCSHSDTGAFYLDLHSSPTESKMSCESHHPESSGKACECHHSSSPVLDANCNSYHLHCEPCTSESSDLTACFQSQARLVVATQNYYKLVTCDLSSQSSPSPAGSSITSCSEDHTKGSPAQPTEYYLFRKPDLRQEESNVECSEEETKGETTQNMIEGQVYVNVSPPNLNTSRQRSRSYDQNLDRSPSSRLGSLERMVSCPVKLSESPAIPIQSSPPKRVTSFAELAKGRKKNGTSPPLRSSGDSSLEFSPIPETQRDCPTFLEERARRSQSLPPMPFVHGLNRSCEGFCLNHPFGDRQALCSTKDSGSTETVPSGHGAGEQASLSLLTEADASFSGSSASGHGQRDIRARADGGGTDSKPVVRYSKDQRPTTLPIQPFVFQHHFSKPPKARALHSHFASSLSQLYSLSSNRPASQQISSNSQASATLAEQAAGSQAHSTLLTQRSVDGAASLNDGCIKKPAPETTRPSPLGSYSPVRCNVPFFQSVDSSSSPTAERAGESQPPRSRSCPISANLLPTRSSPAVSAMPSQVTKADALRQKENPRLVPKKEAPLEPSPPLSEYRLHSGSLLPLSLGSAPMSRGGAHADPHWRSGSETSSSGPLSGMGMRPLNANHLSPQALKWREYRRRNPLGLDRISGLPGLAGSLDRRQQEPRMNRGNPIFEFPGTLNANNFHCKLNGQSMRQLQLTYTDFFPDYFSLAEKPPAEFCLSPDGNTESISIDLLQKKGLVKAINTAVDLIVAHFGTSRDPGVKAKLGNSSVSPNVGHLILKYLCPAVRDILSDGLKAYVLDMIIGQRRNIPWSVVEASTQLGPSTKLLHSLYSKISQYTELTNHNMRFNAFIFGLLNIRSLEFWFNHLYNHEDIILAHYQPVGFLCLSHSVCQPLFEELLLLLQPLSLLPFNLDLLFEHHLMQMGKEQQQQKELLRVKQDLLLSAHSTLQLMRTRGSSEDPDGCSTAPEACKVGGRDGGVSPGHSPEQAASERVKGVGASSGDGDREEERRKLRESTWEGKKDKQAGWWYQLMQSSQIYIEGSTEGSKLIRYEKKKKASSGVPRPAESHKAPPPREGVVEGAEACPITEGILEEKPKATSRPSPGAVEEPLEKPQQVPAGEEVKERSWPFWMGSPPDSVVTELKHSKEKETGTKQSLEAAAAPQEESSSSVSESSQPIKWGHLFGSRKVQKEPRQPNRLPSGWLSLDKSVFQLVAQTVGASMWREAAPEPEPPRTEPTEVSPVPRPARGLCPNPPCEVKALCHHIATEAGQLSFNKGDILQVISKVDGDWLQCGLGSEKGLVPIMYVTHPEDEDY
- the RUSC2 gene encoding iporin isoform X2, whose amino-acid sequence is MDSPPKLTGETLIVHHIPLVHCQVPDRPCCSVNKRTNPFCQPDLSVTRTSGLPERDLSQTDSLVYSSFLQTSESSAEASDNKEGKARDLIVPSASKRHNPFLLNEGEDLSIFGDDLGQKSFHLHNSLVAGKPPFHLHELALPPFRLHDSNQIVKSWNMASRSGVVDGQEDKISSDDIQKRNNANRCHQATERMELDECSCHRGSSSSFSFDGGDQEWNQNTGESLRNQDALHSRTCSCSSSELHRCRCYSSSSQSEVIDQQMGYISDSSCNSSDGVLVNFSALYNKMNGHSRSNLNSANLSCDSSFCSHSDTGAFYLDLHSSPTESKMSCESHHPESSGKACECHHSSSPVLDANCNSYHLHCEPCTSESSDLTACFQSQARLVVATQNYYKLVTCDLSSQSSPSPAGSSITSCSEDHTKGSPAQPTEYYLFRKPDLRQEESNVECSEEETKGETTQNMIEGQVYVNVSPPNLNTSRQRSRSYDQNLDRSPSSRLGSLERMVSCPVKLSESPAIPIQSSPPKRVTSFAELAKGRKKNGTSPPLRSSGDSSLEFSPIPETQRDCPTFLEERARRSQSLPPMPFVHGLNRSCEGFCLNHPFGDRQALCSTKDSGSTETVPSGHGAGGGTDSKPVVRYSKDQRPTTLPIQPFVFQHHFSKPPKARALHSHFASSLSQLYSLSSNRPASQQISSNSQASATLAEQAAGSQAHSTLLTQRSVDGAASLNDGCIKKPAPETTRPSPLGSYSPVRCNVPFFQSVDSSSSPTAERAGESQPPRSRSCPISANLLPTRSSPAVSAMPSQVTKADALRQKENPRLVPKKEAPLEPSPPLSEYRLHSGSLLPLSLGSAPMSRGGAHADPHWRSGSETSSSGPLSGMGMRPLNANHLSPQALKWREYRRRNPLGLDRISGLPGLAGSLDRRQQEPRMNRGNPIFEFPGTLNANNFHCKLNGQSMRQLQLTYTDFFPDYFSLAEKPPAEFCLSPDGNTESISIDLLQKKGLVKAINTAVDLIVAHFGTSRDPGVKAKLGNSSVSPNVGHLILKYLCPAVRDILSDGLKAYVLDMIIGQRRNIPWSVVEASTQLGPSTKLLHSLYSKISQYTELTNHNMRFNAFIFGLLNIRSLEFWFNHLYNHEDIILAHYQPVGFLCLSHSVCQPLFEELLLLLQPLSLLPFNLDLLFEHHLMQMGKEQQQQKELLRVKQDLLLSAHSTLQLMRTRGSSEDPDGCSTAPEACKVGGRDGGVSPGHSPEQAASERVKGVGASSGDGDREEERRKLRESTWEGKKDKQAGWWYQLMQSSQIYIEGSTEGSKLIRYEKKKKASSGVPRPAESHKAPPPREGVVEGAEACPITEGILEEKPKATSRPSPGAVEEPLEKPQQVPAGEEVKERSWPFWMGSPPDSVVTELKHSKEKETGTKQSLEAAAAPQEESSSSVSESSQPIKWGHLFGSRKVQKEPRQPNRLPSGWLSLDKSVFQLVAQTVGASMWREAAPEPEPPRTEPTEVSPVPRPARGLCPNPPCEVKALCHHIATEAGQLSFNKGDILQVISKVDGDWLQCGLGSEKGLVPIMYVTHPEDEDY
- the RUSC2 gene encoding iporin isoform X3, with translation MDSPPKLTGETLIVHHIPLVHCQVPDRPCCSVNKRTNPFCQPDLSVTRTSGLPERDLSQTDSLVYSSFLQTSESSAEASDNKEGKARDLIVPSASKRHNPFLLNEGEDLSIFGDDLGQKSFHLHNSLVAGKPPFHLHELALPPFRLHDSNQIVKSWNMASRSGVVDGQEDKISSDDIQKRNNANRCHQATERMELDECSCHRGSSSSFSFDGGDQEWNQNTGESLRNQDALHSRTCSCSSSELHRCRCYSSSSQSEVIDQQMGYISDSSCNSSDGVLVNFSALYNKMNGHSRSNLNSANLSCDSSFCSHSDTGAFYLDLHSSPTESKMSCESHHPESSGKACECHHSSSPVLDANCNSYHLHCEPCTSESSDLTACFQSQARLVVATQNYYKLVTCDLSSQSSPSPAGSSITSCSEDHTKGSPAQPTEYYLFRKPDLRQEESNVECSEEETKGETTQNMIEGQVYVNVSPPNLNTSRQRSRSYDQNLDRSPSSRLGSLERMVSCPVKLSESPAIPIQSSPPKRVTSFAELAKGRKKNGTSPPLRSSGDSSLEFSPIPETQRDCPTFLEERARRSQSLPPMPFVHGLNRSCEGFCLNHPFGDRQALCSTKDSGSTETVPSGHGAGEQASLSLLTEADASFSGSSASGHGQRDIRARADGGGTDSKPVVRYSKDQRPTTLPIQPFVFQHHFSKPPKARALHSHFASSLSQLYSLSSNRPASQQISSNSQASATLAEQAAGSQAHSTLLTQRSVDGAASLNDGCIKKPAPETTRPSPLGSYSPVRCNVPFFQSVDSSSSPTAERAGESQPPRSRSCPISANLLPTRSSPAVSAMPSQVTKADALRQKENPRLVPKKEAPLEPSPPLSEYRLHSGSLLPLSLGSAPMSRGGAHADPHWRSGSETSSSGPLSGMGMRPLNGQSMRQLQLTYTDFFPDYFSLAEKPPAEFCLSPDGNTESISIDLLQKKGLVKAINTAVDLIVAHFGTSRDPGVKAKLGNSSVSPNVGHLILKYLCPAVRDILSDGLKAYVLDMIIGQRRNIPWSVVEASTQLGPSTKLLHSLYSKISQYTELTNHNMRFNAFIFGLLNIRSLEFWFNHLYNHEDIILAHYQPVGFLCLSHSVCQPLFEELLLLLQPLSLLPFNLDLLFEHHLMQMGKEQQQQKELLRVKQDLLLSAHSTLQLMRTRGSSEDPDGCSTAPEACKVGGRDGGVSPGHSPEQAASERVKGVGASSGDGDREEERRKLRESTWEGKKDKQAGWWYQLMQSSQIYIEGSTEGSKLIRYEKKKKASSGVPRPAESHKAPPPREGVVEGAEACPITEGILEEKPKATSRPSPGAVEEPLEKPQQVPAGEEVKERSWPFWMGSPPDSVVTELKHSKEKETGTKQSLEAAAAPQEESSSSVSESSQPIKWGHLFGSRKVQKEPRQPNRLPSGWLSLDKSVFQLVAQTVGASMWREAAPEPEPPRTEPTEVSPVPRPARGLCPNPPCEVKALCHHIATEAGQLSFNKGDILQVISKVDGDWLQCGLGSEKGLVPIMYVTHPEDEDY